From the Leptospira biflexa serovar Patoc strain 'Patoc 1 (Paris)' genome, one window contains:
- a CDS encoding glycosyltransferase family 4 protein, whose amino-acid sequence MNIHQFSAGFQLGDAISQEMLEIKRLLAKEGYSGKIYAENVLSSDRKFAEKISKLNIKPNDVFVYHHSIHSKVLDFLLPFPNKKILIYHNVTPENFFEPYDLRFSYLLRKGREDLEIIRDHFQHSFAVSNFNLSELKQLGFKQAKLFPLHLNFQKWDHQHIESKNKTFIFPSFLFVGRIAPNKCQDDLIRFARTWKSINGNQFSLRMLGFCNPDQQSYLDELNFMISQLDLQNEVKIIPYVDETMVKKIYLESNLFLSMSEHEGFCVPLMEAMHFQLPVVAFSAGAVPETLGDSGLLFQNKDFETLVPQIGEIFKDAEYRNTMIYHQNLHLNSYLKSTSILPLLEVIKS is encoded by the coding sequence ATGAACATTCACCAATTTTCTGCAGGATTCCAACTAGGTGATGCCATCTCACAAGAGATGTTGGAAATCAAAAGATTGTTAGCAAAGGAAGGTTATTCCGGTAAGATATATGCAGAAAATGTTTTATCCAGTGATCGAAAATTTGCTGAAAAAATTTCAAAATTAAACATCAAACCAAATGATGTGTTCGTTTACCATCACTCCATTCATTCTAAGGTTTTAGATTTCCTTTTACCTTTTCCCAATAAAAAAATTCTTATCTACCATAATGTAACGCCAGAAAATTTTTTTGAACCTTACGATTTACGTTTTAGTTATTTATTACGTAAAGGTAGAGAAGATTTAGAAATCATTCGAGATCATTTCCAACATTCCTTTGCAGTTTCTAATTTCAATTTATCTGAACTTAAACAACTTGGATTCAAACAAGCAAAACTTTTCCCATTACACCTCAATTTTCAAAAATGGGATCATCAGCATATAGAATCAAAAAATAAAACTTTTATTTTTCCTTCTTTTTTATTCGTAGGAAGGATCGCTCCGAATAAATGCCAAGATGATTTGATTCGCTTCGCAAGAACTTGGAAATCAATCAATGGTAACCAATTTTCTTTAAGAATGTTAGGTTTTTGTAACCCAGACCAACAATCTTATTTGGATGAGCTCAATTTTATGATTTCACAACTTGATTTGCAAAATGAAGTAAAAATCATCCCTTACGTCGATGAAACAATGGTAAAAAAAATCTATTTAGAAAGTAATTTGTTTTTATCAATGAGTGAACATGAAGGATTTTGTGTTCCACTCATGGAAGCAATGCACTTCCAATTGCCAGTTGTTGCATTCTCCGCTGGCGCTGTTCCTGAGACTCTTGGAGATTCTGGCCTACTATTTCAGAACAAAGATTTTGAAACTTTGGTTCCTCAGATAGGTGAAATTTTTAAAGATGCCGAGTATCGAAATACGATGATTTATCATCAAAATTTACATCTAAACTCTTATTTAAAATCAACAAGCATATTACCATTGTTAGAGGTAATTAAAAGCTAG
- a CDS encoding glycosyltransferase family 4 protein, translating to MNVFQHLDELKDSDGVGNDAIGLAEVFQNLGYNTHFITRLPRKGKPLNSDFHLVQSFDFPTHSNDIHILHYGGSGYPYTLFQELPGIKILRFHNVTPAKFYEHTTTEDIYHAMEKFESLSYLEIASLSIFCDSVWCDSQFNYDTLSRYQFRNPYILPICKQYEKIPKKQELVKNKFSISFVGRFSPQKKWEDLITFFSNWAKEFPDAECFCVGSIIGAFDGYFDRLTENVRKYHLENKVHFLMGKPDSEVLSILNQSSAFVSMSEHEGFCLPILEAFGAGIPVFAYAQGAIPGTMREGGKLFFSKENQSLIQIMKETLLDKEKYRTMIQTQFNVLGYYNQFPFAEAISGILRSGIK from the coding sequence ATGAATGTTTTCCAACATTTAGATGAATTAAAAGATTCTGATGGTGTAGGGAATGATGCTATCGGTTTAGCGGAAGTGTTCCAAAATTTGGGATACAACACTCACTTCATCACAAGATTACCTAGAAAAGGAAAACCACTAAACAGTGATTTTCATCTAGTACAATCATTTGATTTTCCAACTCACTCGAATGATATCCATATATTGCATTATGGAGGTTCCGGTTATCCTTACACACTTTTCCAAGAACTACCTGGAATCAAAATATTAAGGTTTCATAATGTCACACCGGCAAAGTTTTACGAACACACGACAACAGAAGATATTTACCATGCCATGGAAAAATTTGAATCTTTATCCTATTTAGAAATAGCAAGTTTGTCAATTTTCTGTGACTCTGTTTGGTGTGATTCTCAATTTAACTACGATACTCTCAGTAGATATCAGTTTCGAAATCCTTACATATTACCCATTTGCAAACAATATGAAAAAATTCCAAAAAAACAGGAACTTGTGAAGAACAAGTTTTCAATTTCGTTTGTCGGAAGATTTTCACCTCAAAAAAAATGGGAAGATTTAATCACTTTTTTTTCAAATTGGGCCAAAGAATTTCCTGATGCCGAATGTTTCTGTGTTGGGTCCATCATTGGTGCATTCGATGGTTACTTTGATCGCTTAACAGAAAATGTACGAAAATACCATTTAGAAAATAAAGTTCATTTTCTTATGGGTAAACCAGATTCAGAAGTTCTATCAATCCTAAATCAATCGAGTGCTTTTGTTTCGATGAGTGAACATGAAGGATTTTGTTTGCCAATCTTAGAAGCTTTTGGTGCAGGGATACCAGTGTTTGCATATGCACAAGGAGCGATCCCTGGAACCATGCGAGAAGGTGGAAAACTATTTTTTTCGAAAGAAAATCAGTCTTTGATCCAAATCATGAAAGAAACCCTCCTTGATAAAGAAAAATATCGAACAATGATTCAAACTCAATTCAATGTTTTGGGATATTATAATCAGTTTCCGTTTGCTGAGGCGATATCAGGCATATTAAGAAGTGGTATCAAATGA